In a single window of the Streptacidiphilus sp. P02-A3a genome:
- a CDS encoding helix-turn-helix domain-containing protein — protein MILLRRLLGDVLRRQRQRQGRTLREVSAAARVSLGYLSEVERGQKEASSELLSAICYALDVRMSEVMREVSDELSLAELAASEPVRPVLVEPVTVPASSSERVPSLVPKASAMDVVAA, from the coding sequence ATGATCCTGCTCCGTCGTCTGCTGGGTGACGTCCTGCGTCGGCAGCGCCAGCGCCAGGGCCGCACCCTGCGCGAGGTCTCTGCCGCTGCGCGGGTCTCCCTCGGCTACCTGTCCGAGGTCGAGCGCGGCCAGAAGGAAGCCTCTTCCGAGCTGCTCTCCGCCATCTGCTACGCCCTGGACGTGCGAATGTCCGAGGTCATGCGCGAGGTCAGCGATGAACTGTCGCTCGCCGAACTCGCCGCCAGCGAGCCGGTACGCCCGGTCCTGGTCGAACCGGTGACGGTACCGGCCAGTTCCTCCGAGCGGGTGCCCTCGCTGGTGCCCAAGGCCAGTGCGATGGATGTCGTCGCGGCCTGA
- a CDS encoding CinA family protein, which produces MTGDAAGVLAELEAVGATVAVAESLTGGLLAAALVAVPGASRSFRGSVTAYATELKASVLGVDPALLAERGPVDADVAAQMAEGVRRLMGADYGVATTGVAGPDPQDGKPVGTVHLAVAGPGGLSHSSLQLAPGRATIRRRTVEVALELLGDAVRSRRVSRSGPTGNRTSDATGSLSVHTANTRGGAMDTAQSEHDRAPRT; this is translated from the coding sequence GTGACCGGCGACGCCGCCGGGGTACTGGCGGAGCTGGAGGCGGTCGGCGCGACCGTGGCCGTGGCCGAGTCGCTGACCGGGGGCCTGCTGGCGGCGGCGCTGGTGGCCGTTCCCGGCGCCTCCCGCAGCTTCCGGGGCTCGGTCACCGCCTATGCCACCGAGCTGAAGGCGTCCGTGCTGGGCGTGGATCCGGCGCTGCTGGCCGAGCGCGGCCCGGTGGACGCCGACGTGGCCGCGCAGATGGCCGAGGGCGTGCGGCGGCTCATGGGCGCCGACTACGGGGTGGCCACGACCGGTGTCGCCGGACCCGATCCGCAGGACGGCAAGCCGGTGGGCACGGTACACCTGGCAGTCGCCGGACCAGGCGGACTATCGCATTCCTCGCTCCAGCTCGCACCGGGCCGTGCCACAATCCGACGAAGGACCGTGGAGGTCGCACTCGAACTTTTGGGCGATGCTGTGCGGTCCCGGAGGGTTAGTAGGAGTGGTCCTACCGGGAATAGGACAAGTGACGCAACGGGAAGCCTCAGCGTCCATACCGCGAACACCAGGGGAGGGGCCATGGATACAGCCCAGAGTGAACACGACCGGGCTCCCCGCACGTGA
- the pgsA gene encoding CDP-diacylglycerol--glycerol-3-phosphate 3-phosphatidyltransferase has translation MPEAPETAVERASASRAEPSLWNIPNLLTMLRLLIVPVFAALLLADGGHDPKWRAVAWATFALAMITDLFDGELARRMDLVSDFGKIADPIADKAIMGTALVALSALGDLPWWVTVVILVREIGITLMRFWVIRIGVIPASKGGKLKTLTQGIAVGMYVLVLTGPLATARAWLMALAVVLTVVTGLDYIRQAVTLRREARTGGRR, from the coding sequence GTGCCCGAGGCACCCGAGACTGCCGTCGAACGCGCGTCCGCGTCTCGGGCGGAGCCCAGTCTGTGGAACATTCCCAACCTGTTGACCATGCTGCGGCTGCTGATCGTCCCGGTCTTCGCCGCGCTGCTGCTGGCCGACGGCGGGCATGATCCCAAGTGGCGGGCGGTGGCCTGGGCCACCTTCGCCCTGGCCATGATCACCGACCTGTTCGACGGCGAGCTGGCCCGCCGGATGGACCTGGTCAGCGACTTCGGCAAGATCGCCGACCCGATCGCGGACAAGGCCATCATGGGCACCGCCCTGGTGGCCCTCTCCGCACTGGGTGACCTGCCCTGGTGGGTGACCGTGGTCATCCTGGTGCGTGAGATCGGGATCACCCTGATGCGCTTCTGGGTGATCCGGATCGGGGTGATCCCCGCCAGCAAGGGCGGCAAGCTGAAGACCCTGACCCAGGGCATCGCCGTCGGCATGTACGTGCTGGTACTGACCGGGCCGCTGGCCACCGCCCGGGCCTGGCTGATGGCGCTGGCAGTGGTGCTGACCGTGGTCACCGGCCTGGACTACATCCGGCAGGCGGTGACCCTGCGCCGCGAGGCCCGGACCGGCGGCCGGCGGTGA
- the rimO gene encoding 30S ribosomal protein S12 methylthiotransferase RimO yields the protein MSERRTVALVTLGCARNEVDSEELAGRLEADGWELVHDAADADIAVVNTCGFVEAAKKDSVDALLEASDLKGHGRTQAVVAVGCMAERYGKELAEALPEADAVLGFDDYADITDRLQNILSGGHHVSHAPRDRRKLLPLSPVERQQAAEGGAVAVPGHGAAPEPEVVIADLPEGVAPVSGPRTLRRRLDDSPVASVKLASGCDRRCSFCAIPAFRGSFLSRRPSDVLNETRWLAEQGVREVMLVSENNTSYGKDLGDIRLLETLLPELAETEGIDRIRVSYLQPAEMRPGLIKALTSTPGVMPYFDLSFQHSAPEVLRRMRRFGDTDRFLGLLEEIRAQAPEAGARSNFIVGFPGETEADLAELERFISNARLDAIGVFGYSDEEGTEAEGYQGKLSEEVIAERVAKITRLAEEMTAQRAEERVGSSVTVLIESVDDEEGVIGRADHQAPETDGITSLVGVPDSVKVGDLVVAKVIASAGVDLVAEAVGAEVGA from the coding sequence CCTGTGGCTTCGTCGAGGCCGCCAAGAAGGACTCGGTCGACGCCCTGCTCGAAGCCTCCGACCTGAAGGGCCACGGCCGCACCCAGGCCGTCGTGGCCGTCGGCTGCATGGCCGAGCGCTACGGCAAGGAGCTCGCCGAAGCGCTGCCGGAGGCCGACGCGGTCCTCGGCTTCGACGACTACGCCGACATCACCGACCGGCTGCAGAACATCCTGTCCGGCGGCCACCACGTGTCGCACGCCCCCCGCGACCGCCGCAAGCTGCTCCCGCTCAGCCCGGTCGAGCGGCAGCAGGCCGCCGAGGGCGGCGCGGTCGCCGTCCCCGGCCACGGAGCCGCCCCGGAGCCGGAGGTCGTGATCGCGGACCTGCCCGAGGGCGTCGCCCCGGTCTCCGGCCCGCGCACGCTGCGCCGCCGCCTGGACGACAGCCCGGTGGCCTCGGTGAAGCTGGCCTCCGGCTGCGACCGCCGCTGCTCCTTCTGCGCCATCCCGGCCTTCCGCGGCTCCTTCCTCTCGCGCCGCCCCTCGGACGTGCTGAACGAGACCCGCTGGCTGGCCGAGCAGGGCGTCCGCGAGGTCATGCTGGTCAGCGAGAACAACACCTCGTACGGCAAGGACCTGGGTGACATCCGGCTGCTGGAGACGCTGCTGCCGGAGCTCGCCGAGACCGAGGGCATCGACCGGATCCGGGTCAGCTACCTCCAGCCCGCCGAGATGCGTCCGGGCCTGATCAAGGCGCTGACCTCGACGCCCGGGGTGATGCCGTACTTCGACCTGTCCTTCCAGCACTCCGCGCCGGAGGTACTGCGCCGGATGCGCCGGTTCGGGGACACCGACCGCTTCCTGGGCCTGCTGGAGGAGATCCGCGCCCAGGCCCCGGAGGCCGGTGCCAGGTCCAACTTCATCGTCGGCTTCCCCGGCGAGACCGAGGCGGACCTGGCCGAGCTGGAACGCTTCATCAGCAACGCCCGGCTGGACGCCATCGGGGTCTTCGGCTACTCCGACGAGGAGGGCACCGAGGCCGAGGGTTACCAGGGCAAGCTCTCGGAGGAGGTCATCGCCGAGCGTGTGGCGAAGATCACGCGACTGGCCGAGGAGATGACCGCGCAGCGCGCCGAGGAGCGGGTCGGCAGCAGCGTCACGGTGCTGATCGAGTCGGTCGACGACGAGGAGGGCGTGATCGGCCGGGCCGACCACCAGGCCCCCGAGACCGACGGCATCACCAGCCTGGTCGGCGTCCCGGACTCGGTGAAGGTCGGCGACCTGGTCGTCGCGAAGGTCATCGCCAGCGCGGGTGTGGACCTGGTGGCCGAGGCGGTCGGGGCCGAGGTGGGCGCGTGA